The following are from one region of the Silene latifolia isolate original U9 population chromosome 9, ASM4854445v1, whole genome shotgun sequence genome:
- the LOC141598596 gene encoding GDSL esterase/lipase At3g27950-like isoform X2 — translation MDWMNFGSVSRSVKAVWGRRSRIQVAVIAVVLVVGLTVFISVGPSSSKVFGSVKHCQIPAIYNFGDSNSDTGSVSAAFGRLPLPNGVSFFGKPSGRYCDGRLIIDFISEKLRLPYLSAYLDAIGANFKHGADFAASGTTIQHVDGKLYGSGLNPLSLDVQLLQFEALKERTSELYGKGNAMVKSRLPRLEEFSKALYVFDIGQNDIHHALTSTTEDQARESIPELINVFALAIETLYRGGARIFWIHNTGPIGCLPYLLVKNPPAAGNTDEAGCIKSYNEVAQEFNMQLKTRISNLRLHLNDSLLVYVDIYSAKYSLISEANTHGFVDPLGYCCKHSENKSLHCWSRQTINGSVLHATACSNPTQYISWDSIHYTEVANKWVADRIVDGFLSDPHVSLPNLIQKTC, via the exons ATGGATTGGATGAATTTTGGGAGTGTTAGTAGGTCAGTAAAGGCTGTTTGGGGACGTAGAAGCCGTATTCAAGTGGCGGTGATTGCGGTTGTTTTGGTTGTTGGGTTGACAGTGTTTATCTCTGTCGGTCCGAGTAGTAGTAAGGTATTTGGTTCAGTAAAACACTGTCAAATTCCTGCCATTTACAACTTTGGTGATTCTAATTCGGATACTGGTTCTGTTTCGGCTGCATTTGGCCGTCTTCCTTTACCGAATGGTGTTTCTTTCTTTGGTAAACCATCAGGGAGGTACTGTGATGGGCGGCTAATCATCGATTTTATTT CTGAGAAGCTGAGATTGCCGTATTTGAGTGCATATCTAGATGCAATTGGAGCCAACTTTAAACATGGCGCAGATTTTGCTGCCAGTGGGACTACAATTCAGCATGTTGATGGAAAGCTATATGGAAGCGGTCTTAATCCTCTTTCCCTTGATGTACAACTTCTACAATTTGAAGCGTTAAAAGAGCGTACTAGCGAGCTATATGGCAAAG GTAATGCTATGGTGAAAAGCCGGTTGCCAAGACTTGAAGAATTTTCGAAGGCTCTTTATGTTTTCGATATTGGGCAAAATGACATTCATCATGCTTTAACCTCTACGACAGAGGATCAAGCCCGTGAATCCATCCCTGAACTCATTAATGTGTTTGCTTTGGCAATAGAG ACGCTGTACCGAGGAGGAGCAAGGATATTTTGGATACACAATACTGGCCCTATTGGCTGTTTACCATATCTTCTGGTGAAAAATCCACCTGCTGCAGGAAATACTGATGAAGCTGGCTGCATCAAGTCCTATAACGAGGTAGCGCAGGAGTTTAATATGCAGCTAAAGACTCGAATCTCCAATCTACGGCTTCATCTTAATGATTCCCTTCTTGTATACGTGGACATCTACTCGGCTAAATACAGTCTCATTAGTGAAGCCAACACTCATG GTTTTGTCGATCCTCTAGGGTACTGCTGCAAGCATTCCGAGAACAAAAGTCTGCATTGTTGGAGCAGACAAACAATCAACGGATCTGTACTACATGCAACAGCTTGCAGTAATCCGACCCAATACATAAGTTGGGACAGCATACACTACACTGAAGTTGCAAACAAATGGGTTGCAGACCGTATTGTCGATGGGTTCCTTTCCGATCCTCATGTTTCCCTCCCTAACTTAATCCAGAAAACCTGTTAA
- the LOC141598596 gene encoding GDSL esterase/lipase At4g01130-like isoform X1 — protein MGVRSILLTMAIVLSLKGASGLRDPVFETLNSKRFPAIFNFGDSYSDTGSSSATFDRVPYPCGMTFFGKPSGRLCDGRLIIDFLAEKLGLPYLSAYLDAMAAEFKHGANFAVSGSTIKPVDGELYAQAANPLSLNIQLLQFQQFKQRVDEVYKQDGTSRLKNRLPKPKVLSNALYTIDMGSNDIIQLSAFSRDQAHESLPEPVNYISKGIEKLHQLGGRSFLIHNVGPLGCLPSTIENYPDENLDEFGCVKFVNEMSQEFNRLLKEKVSELRTKLQDSSVFYVDMYSAKYSLIRNATQLGFNDPFGYCCKDCKMYLIPLWMKHISTANRVYKACNGPSKYISWEAEKLRLPYLSAYLDAIGANFKHGADFAASGTTIQHVDGKLYGSGLNPLSLDVQLLQFEALKERTSELYGKGNAMVKSRLPRLEEFSKALYVFDIGQNDIHHALTSTTEDQARESIPELINVFALAIETLYRGGARIFWIHNTGPIGCLPYLLVKNPPAAGNTDEAGCIKSYNEVAQEFNMQLKTRISNLRLHLNDSLLVYVDIYSAKYSLISEANTHGFVDPLGYCCKHSENKSLHCWSRQTINGSVLHATACSNPTQYISWDSIHYTEVANKWVADRIVDGFLSDPHVSLPNLIQKTC, from the exons ATGGGTGTAAGAAGTATTTTACTAACAATGGCGATAGTATTATCGCTAAAGGGTGCGTCTGGATTGAGGGATCCTGTATTCGAAACTCTAAATTCAAAACGGTTTCCGGCCATTTTTAATTTCGGAGACTCGTATTCGGATACAGGTTCGTCTTCCGCTACGTTCGACCGTGTTCCGTATCCATGTGGCATGACTTTTTTTGGTAAACCTTCTGGGAGGCTTTGTGATGGTCGTCTCATTATTGATTTCCTTG CTGAGAAGCTAGGATTACCATATTTAAGTGCATATCTTGATGCAATGGCGGCCGAGTTTAAACATGGCGCAAATTTTGCTGTGAGCGGGTCGACAATTAAGCCGGTCGACGGGGAGCTTTATGCACAAGCAGCTAATCCCCTTTCACTTAATATACAGCTTTTACAGTTTCAACAATTCAAACAACGGGTCGATGAGGTATACAAACAAG ATGGAACCTCCAGGCTCAAAAATCGGCTCCCAAAACCAAAAGTCCTCTCAAATGCGCTATACACCATCGACATGGGTTCAAACGACATTATTCAATTGAGCGCTTTCTCAAGAGACCAAGCTCATGAATCATTACCTGAACCGGTTAATTACATTTCAAAGGGTATAGAG AAACTTCACCAACTCGGAGGCCGAAGTTTCTTAATACATAACGTCGGTCCTCTTGGATGCTTACCAAGTACTATAGAAAATTACCCTGACGAAAATTTGGATGAATTTGGTTGCGTAAAGTTTGTCAATGAAATGTCGCAAGAATTCAACCGGCTATTAAAGGAGAAGGTGTCTGAATTACGAACCAAACTTCAAGATTCGTCTGTTTTCTACGTCGATATGTATTCAGCTAAATACTCTCTTATTAGGAATGCAACTCAATTAG GGTTTAATGATCCTTTTGGGTACTGCTGCAAGGACTGCAAGATGTATCTCATTCCCTTATGGATGAAGCACATATCAACCGCGAATCGCGTTTACAAAGCTTGTAACGGTCCATCTAAATACATAAGCTGGGAAG CTGAGAAGCTGAGATTGCCGTATTTGAGTGCATATCTAGATGCAATTGGAGCCAACTTTAAACATGGCGCAGATTTTGCTGCCAGTGGGACTACAATTCAGCATGTTGATGGAAAGCTATATGGAAGCGGTCTTAATCCTCTTTCCCTTGATGTACAACTTCTACAATTTGAAGCGTTAAAAGAGCGTACTAGCGAGCTATATGGCAAAG GTAATGCTATGGTGAAAAGCCGGTTGCCAAGACTTGAAGAATTTTCGAAGGCTCTTTATGTTTTCGATATTGGGCAAAATGACATTCATCATGCTTTAACCTCTACGACAGAGGATCAAGCCCGTGAATCCATCCCTGAACTCATTAATGTGTTTGCTTTGGCAATAGAG ACGCTGTACCGAGGAGGAGCAAGGATATTTTGGATACACAATACTGGCCCTATTGGCTGTTTACCATATCTTCTGGTGAAAAATCCACCTGCTGCAGGAAATACTGATGAAGCTGGCTGCATCAAGTCCTATAACGAGGTAGCGCAGGAGTTTAATATGCAGCTAAAGACTCGAATCTCCAATCTACGGCTTCATCTTAATGATTCCCTTCTTGTATACGTGGACATCTACTCGGCTAAATACAGTCTCATTAGTGAAGCCAACACTCATG GTTTTGTCGATCCTCTAGGGTACTGCTGCAAGCATTCCGAGAACAAAAGTCTGCATTGTTGGAGCAGACAAACAATCAACGGATCTGTACTACATGCAACAGCTTGCAGTAATCCGACCCAATACATAAGTTGGGACAGCATACACTACACTGAAGTTGCAAACAAATGGGTTGCAGACCGTATTGTCGATGGGTTCCTTTCCGATCCTCATGTTTCCCTCCCTAACTTAATCCAGAAAACCTGTTAA
- the LOC141602323 gene encoding uncharacterized protein LOC141602323: MADKKYLNKLSFFLFFLTFSLLFNLTSSTTMADDEKDNISIRDLNAAIFALRSNGYNLFANAIAVSDLSFQILTVTSTSHSSGAHGGGHGGGGCHGYTLLAPPNSALFSLDMSTDAFTYVHSLRFHVIPRRLSYADLRNISLSSDPYIETLAVGHFISVASSVGHIIAVDGVLVSFPDMHLRPKIAVHGLDGILVSSASRVEDLGFVAAPQPFAGAFSPEIGEVPTPTPTPSLAFSQETGVPSPVPSFAPFSIENHFDSVSIPPDGFYSSDIAETPTLSPLSPSPTCSAWYDCELEYLAPYNWSPIPSPHSPSSMTIDEELTEGEDTENGDYEDHVNFAKYNRDQVLPPLENW; the protein is encoded by the coding sequence ATGGCGGACAAAAAATATCTCAACAAACTCTCATTTTTTCTCTTCTTCCTCACATTCTCTCTTCTTTTTAATCTCACAAGCTCCACAACAATGGCGGATGACGAAAAAGACAACATCTCAATCCGCGACCTCAACGCTGCAATCTTCGCACTTCGCTCCAACGGATATAATCTGTTCGCTAATGCAATCGCCGTTTCTGATCTCTCCTTCCAAATCCTCACGGTTACTTCTACTTCTCACAGCAGCGGAGCTCACGGTGGTGGACACGGCGGAGGAGGATGCCATGGATATACCTTACTAGCACCGCCGAATTCCGCGTTGTTTTCGCTCGATATGTCGACTGATGCTTTCACTTACGTTCACTCGCTTCGATTCCACGTCATTCCTCGTCGGTTGTCGTACGCTGATCTCCGTAACATTTCTCTCTCTTCCGATCCGTACATCGAAACTCTCGCCGTCGGACACTTCATCTCCGTCGCGTCATCCGTCGGACACATCATCGCCGTCGACGGAGTTCTTGTCTCGTTTCCTGATATGCATTTGCGGCCGAAAATCGCGGTTCACGGTCTTGACGGAATTCTCGTCTCCTCCGCTTCTCGCGTCGAAGACCTAGGGTTTGTCGCCGCTCCTCAGCCTTTTGCCGGCGCTTTTTCGCCGGAAATTGGAGAAGTTCCGACTCCAACTCCGACTCCTAGTCTCGCTTTCTCGCAAGAAACCGGAGTTCCGTCGCCGGTACCTTCATTCGCTCCGTTCTCCATTGAAAATCACTTCGATTCAGTTTCAATTCCGCCTGACGGTTTTTACTCCTCCGACATTGCCGAAACACCGACATTATCGCCGTTATCTCCTTCGCCTACGTGTTCAGCGTGGTACGATTGCGAGTTAGAGTATCTCGCTCCTTACAATTGGTCGCCGATACCGTCTCCGCATTCTCCGTCATCAATGACTATCGATGAAGAACTTACAGAAGGTGAAGATACTGAGAATGGTGATTATGAAGATCATGTTAATTTCGCTAAGTATAATCGTGATCAAGTTCTTCCTCCTCTTGAAAACTGGTGA
- the LOC141598599 gene encoding protein PECTIC ARABINOGALACTAN SYNTHESIS-RELATED-like — MASDLRELRHSNSIGSRTSSPRKQPQHYHLQQQQQNHQNDDVSPLLSSDNKPSSDNTPHVRYPRDHRPFRWAHLFFEDSRTSTSSSPTKLSLFLIIALVFLGFVTVSSIISRLNAPYLCKKDGITLLCPLVEETSPLWENPYEATTSWKPCAERRSSGISDIPGENETNGYIFIHAEGGLNQQRIAICNAVAVAKILGATLILPVLKQDQIWKDQTKFEDIFDVDHFIDYLKDDVPIVRDIPEWFTDKTELFSSIRRTVKNIPKYASAEFYIDNVLPRVKEKKIMALKPFVDRLGYDNVPPEINMLRCRVNYHALKFLPHIEQMSDLLASRMRNRTTSSNPYMALHLRFEKGMVGLSFCDFVGTRDEKATMAEYRKKEWPRRYKNGSHLWELALQKRKEGRCPLEPGEVAVILRAMGYPKETQIYVASGQVYGGKNRMAPLRNMFPNLVTKEELASKEELDEFRKHVTSLAALDFLVCLKSDVFVMTHGGNFAKLIIGHRRYMGHRQKSIKPDKGLMSKSFGDPYMGWASFIEDVVVTHQTRTGLPEETFPNYDLWENPLTPCMCKA; from the exons ATGGCGTCCGATCTCAGAGAACTCCGACATTCAAACTCCATTGGAAGCCGAACTTCATCTCCACGTAAACAACCTCAACACTACCacctccaacaacaacaacaaaaccatcAAAACGACGACGTTTCCCCCCTCTTATCCTCCGACAATAAACCCTCCTCCGACAACACTCCTCACGTGCGTTACCCACGTGATCACCGCCCTTTTCGGTGGGCCCACCTCTTCTTCGAAGATTCTAGGACTTCAACTTCGTCTTCTCCTACAAAGCTATCGCTTTTCCTGATCATTGCTCTTGTTTTCCTTGGATTTGTTACGGTTTCTTCGATTATTAGTCGTCTG AATGCACCTTACTTGTGCAAGAAGGATGGCATCACTCTACTATGTCCACTG GTCGAGGAGACGTCTCCTCTTTGGGAGAATCCATATGAAGCCACAACATCTTGGAAACCTTGTGCTGAGCGCCGTAGTAGTGGCATATCAG ATATTCCTGGTGAGAATGAAACAAATGGATATATATTTATCCATGCGGAAGGCGGTCTAAATCAGCAAAGAATTGCT ATATGCAATGCTGTTGCTGTAGCCAAAATTTTGGGTGCAACACTTATATTGCCTGTATTAAAGCAAGATCAAATCTGGAAAGATCAAAC GAAATTTGAAGACATATTTGATGTTGATCATTTCATTGACTATTTGAAGGATGATGTGCCGATTGTCCGTGATATTCCGGAGTGGTTTACAGACAAAACAGAATTGTTCTCCAGTATAAG ACGGACTGTAAAGAACATTCCAAAGTATGCTTCTGCCGAGTTTTACATTGATAATGTTCTTCCTCGAGTCAAGGAGAAGAAAATAATGGCCCTGAAACCTTTTGTGGATAGACTTGG GTATGATAACGTTCCTCCAGAAATCAACATGCTAAGATGTAGGGTGAACTATCATGCTCTCAAGTTCCTACCTCATATTGAGCAGATGTCAGATCTACTGGCATCTAGAATGAGAAACCGCACGACTTCTTCAAATCCGTATAT GGCTCTTCATCTTCGATTTGAGAAAGGGATGGTGGGCCTATCTTTCTGCGATTTCGTTGGAACCAGAGATGAGAAAGCTACAATGGCAGAATACAGGAAAAAGGAATGGCCAAGACGTTATAAG AATGGTTCCCATTTATGGGAACTAGCCTTGCAAAAGAGGAAAGAGGGACGCTGCCCCCTTGAACCCGGTGAAGTGGCTGTGATTCTTCGTGCTATGGGCTACCCAAAAGAAACCCAAATATATGTTGCCTCCGGTCAGGTTTATGGGGGCAAAAATCGGATGGCACCTCTCAGGAACATGTTCCCTAATCTG GTAACGAAAGAGGAGTTGGCAAGTAAAGAGGAGTTGGATGAATTCAGGAAACATGTGACAAGCCTGGCAGCTCTAGACTTCTTGGTTTGCTTAAAGTCCGATGTATTTGTGATGACCCATGGAGGCAACTTTGCTAAGCTAATCATCGGCCATCGTAGATACATGGGTCACCGGCAGAAATCTATAAAACCTGACAAAGGCCTCATGTCCAAATCATTCGGAGACCCTTACATGGGCTGGGCATCCTTTAtcgaggatgttgtggtgacccACCAAACAAGGACGGGATTGCCAGAGGAGACATTCCCGAACTATGATCTCTGGGAAAACCCTTTAACCCCTTGCATGTGTAAGGCATAA
- the LOC141598594 gene encoding uncharacterized protein LOC141598594 has product MNKATSHITSLLKQPSHSLTLNSVLSSSLQQWRGIRVKVRNGNLDQALQLMQRKMQASGVERLIKQNVEHHIKNSEKRVLARKSLERRIQAQELSRKLKSILTKKVRGL; this is encoded by the exons ATGAACAAGGCGACGAGTCACATAACGAGTCTGCTGAAACAACCGAGTCACTCCCTCACACTCAACTCGGTCCTCTCTTCTTCACTACAACAATGGCGAGGCATCCGAGTGAAGGTCCGGAACGGAAACCTAGATCAAGCGCTTCAATTAATGCAGAGAAAAATGCAAGCGAGTGGTGTGGAACGATTAATTAAACAAAATGTTGAACATCATATTAAGAATTCGGAGAAGCGCGTGCTTGCACGTAAGTCTCTTGAGCGTAGGATTCAGGCTCAGGAACTTTCTCGTAAGCTTAAATCTATTCTCACTAAGAAAGTCAG GGGTTTATGA